From Dechloromonas sp. A34:
GATTCCAGGCGAACCAGCCTCTGCCACTTAAAGGCATGCCCATTAGTTATGACCACTTTATGGTGGAACACTGCAGTGTGTAGATTCTAACAGGAATACGCCTGATACTCAGCCGAAAACCGGTGAGCAGGCATGACTCGAATTGAAGCTTTGGGAGTTGTAATACGGGACGCCCGTACGCGTAGGAGCATTTCGCAAGAGAAGTTAGCTGCATTTGCCAAACTTCATAGAAATGCGTTAGGTCGCATAGAACGTAGTGAGGTCGCGCTGAACCTCAATACACTTTGGCTTATCGCCGACGCAATGGGGGTGACCGCATCTGAACTCGTGCAAGAAGCAGAAATTTTGGCTGCAACTGACGAGCAAGCGAGCAGCGCATAGTCGCCAATGAGAAGAAATATATTGACCGAAATCGGATTCGGCTTCCCTTGATATTGCCTCCGCAGGTTGCGGTTGCCATCTCCACGTATTGGCAGAACCTTATTTCCAGTGAGCTTTGCTATGCATTAATGACCATATTAGGCACCACTCGAGTGGTGCCCCTTACTGCAAGCCCAAAAACCATGGATATGGCTAATTAAGGATGTTCGCTTGAAATCACGCGTTAAGGGCTTGTCTCAGTAGCCCTCCCAACCCCACGTGGCGATGATGCGCCTTGGGCAAGGCTTCGACTGCTCGGCGGGCCGCAGTGATGTCGCCGACCAGAAGGACTTGGGCTTGCGCGCGCGTGACTGCCGTATAGATGAGGGTCCGGTCGAGTAGGCGACTATCAGAAAGAGCCACGATGACCCGTGGCCACTGTGAGCCTTGACTCTTATGTACCGTAATTGCATAACCGAGAGCCAAATCGTCCAGCATCTCCTCCAGAATCGGTCGGCGCTCACCGTCGTCCCATTCCACCCAGCCAATTGCCTGACCAATCGGTTCACCTGCATCGTTGGTGACATGTCGAGGAGTTGCCTCGATTTCAACGATGCGTCCCAGCGAGCCATTCTGAATCCCTCGGGACCATAGGTTGCGGGTGCATAGAACAGGGTCTCCCAATCGAAATCCTGTATCAACAGCTTGGTCGAATTCGTCGTTCCATATCAGAAGCGGAGGTGCACCATCGGTCTGGTCGAGCTGGCAAATGCTATTCAAATAGTGGATGCCGTCGGGCCCGGAACGACGTGCCGCCAGGATTTGGGTGTCGTGCGGTGCATCTTGGTAGAGTTGGAGAACGGCATTCGCCAAGGGGTACACCTGTTCTCCGTCTCGCATGAACGTCCCGGTTTCTGTGGGGATAAACGCAATAGGGGCGCGCTCATCGTCGGTCAGTGCAGGCCAGGTGCCTCCTCGAATAGAAAGGGCGGCGGCAGCAATTTGTCCGCCATGTCGCTTCACTGTAGTCAGTTCGATACTGGGAATGGCTCGCTCAGCGACCAACGCATGCAAAACAAGGCCCGGGCCAACAGGCATGAGTTGCGCCGGGTCGCCGACCAGCACCAGCCGAACCTGTTCGGGAATTAGCTCACAAAGCCGATACATCGTGATGATATCGACCATGCTGGCTTCATCTACAACTACGACAGTCGGGCCATTTAGGTCATTCTCTGAGGTTTTCTGGATGAAGGATGCAAGGGTGTTTGCCGGGCGGTCAGTGGCTTCTTGGAGTCGCTTGGCAGCGCGACCGGCCAAGGCTATCTGGATTATCCGGATACCAGCCGCATCGTAGGTTTTGTATAAGGCTTTTAAGACGGTGGTCTTGCCCACGCCGGCGCCGCCAGTGATGAGCATCAACGGGTGCATTACTGCGCCAACGACAGCCGCACGTTGTTCATCATTCAGCGAGTAGCCTTCCTCTCCTTCAAAGTCGTGCAGTATTCCTTCTATCTGATAGCTGTCTAGCAATGGCGGCGCGGTGTAGGTCAATCGGTTCGCAAATGCTTTGGCGACTGCGGCTTCCATGACATAGGGCCCAATTGAATGGACGGTGTGGTCGGCGCTGACCAAGTAACTACCGTTGCTGAGTCCGGAGGCCAAAGCCTCCGCGACCAACGGGCGCCAGTGCAACCCCTTTGGTTGGCTACCCAAAACAGAAGCCAAGCGAACTGTCAGCATGGGTAAGGTTGCGACGGTGTGGCCGTCGCCAAATAAACGGTAGAGCGCTTCTTCAATTGCGGCTTGCAGCCTGCGTGGGTCATTCTCCGCAATGTGGAAATGTACTCGGGCAATCTTGTCAGTCTCTGCCCATCCAGAACAGAAGCTTAGCAGGCGATAAGGGTCCTGCTCGATGCTATCAGCCGTTTCTGGGCCGAAGAAAGCCAGCAACTTTCTGCCAATTGAGGCACTAAAACCGTAGGTTTGAAGCCACTGCAATGTTCGGGCATCACCATAGCTTTGCCAGGCTTCAACCACTTGGCGTGCGCTCTCTTGGCTGAGCACTGTGGTAAGCGCATTGATGTCGCTGGCGTCCAGTACGTCATACAATCGCTCCTGGAAGGTCTCCCATAAGCGCCGCGCCTTCACGCGGCCGATGCCCCGAAATGCTTCACAGTCGGCCATCAAGGTAATGACGTGCTCGCCGGAGGGTAGCGCGAGAAGGAGGGAGTCCGCTTCAATCTGCTCCTCCGTGACTCGGTAGCCATTGACCGTAATCTTGTTGGAGTGTTGATTCCCGGTGACGCGCCACCATTGGCCGACCTGGACGGCCGTGGCCCCTAGGAGGTTCCCTTTTGCGCGAACCACGTAATAACGCCGGGCATCTAGGACCTCGCCTGTCTCAGTAATCGGGGCTGCCGAGAAGATGCAGCCACCCAGCCCTGTCGGGTTCTGGCTTCGAATGCTGGTGACGCGCAGAAGCAGGTCTGGACTCAACGCGGTAGCCGTCCGGTCATTGAAAGTGCATCGCGCAACAGGGTGAATTTGCTGAGTTGGCGCTTCAATTCTTCAGTCTCGGCCCGCAGGCTGGCGTTCTCCTGCTCCATGCGTTTTAGCCGCTCAGAATCCAAGGCCGCCCTCAGATTTCCATGCTCGCGCATGGGTATTCCTGCCGAGAGTGATGGCTCGGCAGTAGGAGGGAGAACGCCTCTATTGCGTAGTTCCGCTTCTAGTTTATGAAGGGCTGCCTTGATGCGCGGGTTCTGGGCTAAGGCCGACTTGGAAAAGCCGCACTCCTTGGCGAGCTCGGTACGCGAGAGAACCCCACGGCTAGCCATGGCACGAAAGTCGTCATCGGTTTTGCCAGCGACCCAGTTGAAAAATGTGTTGGCATTCAACTCCGCCAACTGCTGACCGTTTGCCATCAGGGCTTAGTTGGAATTACGAAAATGTTGGTGGGCTTTCCCTTCTGTAAACGTTCGCTCTTCCGTTTTTGGTTGGATAACGCAGCATTCAGCTCCATAACTCGCGCAAGGAGAGTGGCATTTTGTGTTTGGGCGAGGGCCAGTTGCCTGCGTAGCTTGGCGGCTTCCTCTCGTCGCTTGGTCACGACGTCCTGCATTCGCGTAGGTGTGTCGGGGTTGCTCTTCAAGGCCATCACTCGGTCGCGGACATTCGGGTACCTGCAGCCTTTATGGCCAATCAACGTTCGGGAGTGCCCTGCCTCTTTAGCAACGCTCGTTACGGTGATACGTAGGGTGCCGCGTTTTGCGTGAGTCTGCAGTCCCTTGTCTTTGGGCTTACCAGATTGGAGGCGAGCAAAGGCATCAATGAAATGCTGTTCAATTTCATCCTCGGCGGGAACGCCGGTGCCCATTTTGTTTCTGATAGGAGTTTTCACCATTTTATTGGTGCTCCCGCGTCAGCAACCGGCACCCCGAGGGTATGCAGGATGGAGGCTGATTGCCGCATGCGTTCCCGAGCAACCGTGAATTCCTTAAAGTGGTCTTTGCCAGCAGCCTTCAGAATGCTCGCGTTTTTCTGGTAGCGGGCTTGCCAGAAATCGAGGTGCTCGTGGTCCACGGCGAAGCATTTGCAGCCGCTACACACAGTAGGGTTGCGCTGAGCATAGTTCGGCTCTCCCTTTATCCAAGGGTTAGTCTGTCCCATTGTGTGGCACCTTGATTCGCCCGGAGTTAGGCTCATGAAGCACTTTCCATGGTCAGCAAACCAGATTCGCAAATCGCCTTCGGTGACCCAGGCTTCCATTTTTTGAAAGGCAGTGCCGTCATCGCTGTTGCCAATGACGGCGCGAAGCTGCGCTCGATGCTCCCGAACGAGGTCCGCCATCCCACCGGCAATGACGGTGCTACTGTTGGCCTGTTCCAAGAGAAATTTTACGGTTCGTTGGCGACGGACCGATTCGATGCTATCGAG
This genomic window contains:
- a CDS encoding helix-turn-helix domain-containing protein, producing the protein MTRIEALGVVIRDARTRRSISQEKLAAFAKLHRNALGRIERSEVALNLNTLWLIADAMGVTASELVQEAEILAATDEQASSA
- a CDS encoding ATP-dependent DNA helicase; this encodes MSPDLLLRVTSIRSQNPTGLGGCIFSAAPITETGEVLDARRYYVVRAKGNLLGATAVQVGQWWRVTGNQHSNKITVNGYRVTEEQIEADSLLLALPSGEHVITLMADCEAFRGIGRVKARRLWETFQERLYDVLDASDINALTTVLSQESARQVVEAWQSYGDARTLQWLQTYGFSASIGRKLLAFFGPETADSIEQDPYRLLSFCSGWAETDKIARVHFHIAENDPRRLQAAIEEALYRLFGDGHTVATLPMLTVRLASVLGSQPKGLHWRPLVAEALASGLSNGSYLVSADHTVHSIGPYVMEAAVAKAFANRLTYTAPPLLDSYQIEGILHDFEGEEGYSLNDEQRAAVVGAVMHPLMLITGGAGVGKTTVLKALYKTYDAAGIRIIQIALAGRAAKRLQEATDRPANTLASFIQKTSENDLNGPTVVVVDEASMVDIITMYRLCELIPEQVRLVLVGDPAQLMPVGPGLVLHALVAERAIPSIELTTVKRHGGQIAAAALSIRGGTWPALTDDERAPIAFIPTETGTFMRDGEQVYPLANAVLQLYQDAPHDTQILAARRSGPDGIHYLNSICQLDQTDGAPPLLIWNDEFDQAVDTGFRLGDPVLCTRNLWSRGIQNGSLGRIVEIEATPRHVTNDAGEPIGQAIGWVEWDDGERRPILEEMLDDLALGYAITVHKSQGSQWPRVIVALSDSRLLDRTLIYTAVTRAQAQVLLVGDITAARRAVEALPKAHHRHVGLGGLLRQALNA
- a CDS encoding VPA1267 family protein, with protein sequence MANGQQLAELNANTFFNWVAGKTDDDFRAMASRGVLSRTELAKECGFSKSALAQNPRIKAALHKLEAELRNRGVLPPTAEPSLSAGIPMREHGNLRAALDSERLKRMEQENASLRAETEELKRQLSKFTLLRDALSMTGRLPR